A stretch of Desulfitobacterium dichloroeliminans LMG P-21439 DNA encodes these proteins:
- a CDS encoding DUF3102 domain-containing protein translates to MSDIIICDPAMTEAPLAMERTPQVIAAEINTIKHQAGRILLNSFIEIGRRLQEAKAQVNHGEWSTWLKESVNFSQNKAEKLMRIATAYGSLYPASLDTGTRTQALPNLTYSKALLLLGIPEEERADFAAELENEGMTTLELQKAVAEKKEALQERDQAQREKKLVVEAGKKSSQKIEKLIQANQELTKRLAENISKLDRLTAQNHSIE, encoded by the coding sequence ATGTCAGATATAATTATCTGCGATCCGGCCATGACAGAGGCCCCCTTGGCAATGGAGCGAACACCTCAGGTCATCGCCGCGGAAATCAATACCATCAAACATCAGGCCGGGAGGATCTTGCTTAATAGTTTCATCGAGATCGGCAGACGCTTACAAGAGGCCAAGGCCCAAGTTAACCATGGTGAATGGAGCACATGGCTGAAGGAATCCGTCAACTTCTCACAAAACAAGGCCGAAAAACTGATGCGCATCGCCACCGCCTACGGCTCCCTATACCCGGCATCCCTTGACACTGGCACTCGGACACAGGCTCTTCCCAATCTGACTTACTCCAAGGCCCTCCTGCTTTTAGGCATTCCCGAAGAAGAACGCGCTGATTTCGCCGCTGAACTGGAGAACGAAGGCATGACAACCCTAGAGCTACAAAAAGCCGTAGCAGAAAAGAAAGAGGCCTTACAGGAACGAGACCAAGCCCAAAGAGAAAAAAAGCTGGTGGTTGAAGCTGGAAAAAAGAGCAGCCAAAAGATTGAGAAACTCATACAGGCTAATCAAGAACTAACAAAGCGGTTGGCCGAAAATATAAGCAAACTCGATCGGTTAACTGCGCAAAATCACTCTATAGAGTAA